The Dendropsophus ebraccatus isolate aDenEbr1 chromosome 3, aDenEbr1.pat, whole genome shotgun sequence genome includes a region encoding these proteins:
- the LOC138787311 gene encoding TIR domain-containing adapter molecule 1-like, protein MMSRNPTSDTDSEPHTLRSDLSSHGIPICIPSHLSSLNSSPLQISQSPTNGFVTQEHKSQREKSDVQDFSINAKLQNKKSYYGSVPLDTPNLLDTTNQTESASKTFCETESRRKEMVVSKGESDEQAREQQHKRQTPTQNFQTTSCPSGNPFAGLPHEPPVGISFPDKSNSISTHLSNPAFSPPNLASPPTTAPSSDMPSSLTFFSFVILHVPEVQEEAMRVCRVLNKLDIGQGTTFCEGFEAAGVSPIKSLEDAVENSAYVVLLLTDGFLSKWGEFQTNAVLMNSINDKNKSDTVIPFYSKVMAPKSKIPLILGTLTALNEKSHLFEKQVRNTFKQGVIDRQQELWQQMQNVKAFDKQVEHAKSLANCFEQQQYTAADFQAALSQVYAHLSSLLPIPLQQMIPGQNTVININNASNVQIGNQNSMNIQTTDLPEECYRECNKEFQN, encoded by the coding sequence GTGAGCCACATACATTACGCTCTGATCTATCCAGTCATGGGATTCCCATTTGCATACCATCACACCTTAGTTCTCTTAATTCCAGTCCATTGCAAATTAGTCAATCACCCACTAATGGTTTTGTAACACAGGAACACAAGAGCCAAAGGGAGAAGTCAGATGTGCAGGATTTCTCCATAAATGCTAAActtcaaaataaaaaatcataCTATGGGTCTGTTCCTTTGGACACACCTAATCTTTTGGATACCACAAATCAAACAGAATCTGCATCAAAAACTTTTTGTGAGACTGAAAGTAGGAGGAAGGAAATGGTTGTTTCTAAGGGGGAAAGTGATGAACAAGCTAGAGAACAACAACATAAAAGACAAACCCCTACACAAAACTTCCAGACTACCTCTTGTCCATCTGGAAATCCATTTGCTGGTTTACCTCATGAGCCCCCTGTTGGTATATCATTCCCTGACAAAAGTAATTCTATAAGCACTCATTTATCCAACCCAGCCTTCAGTCCTCCAAACTTAGCTTCTCCACCTACAACTGCCCCCTCATCTGATATGCCCTCTTCCTTGACATTTTTCAGCTTTGTCATTCTGCATGTTCCAGAAGTTCAAGAGGAAGCTATGCGGGTATGCAGAGTTCTAAATAAACTTGACATTGGCCAAGGTACAACATTTTGTGAAGGATTTGAGGCTGCAGGAGTAAGTCCTATCAAAAGTCTTGAAGATGCTGTGGAAAATTCTGCCTATGTTGTTCTTCTGCTTACTGATGGTTTCTTGTCCAAGTGGGGTGAGTTTCAGACTAATGCAGTTCTTATGAACTCAATTAACGATAAAAACAAATCAGACACTGTAATTCCATTTTATTCAAAGGTTATGGCACCAAAAAGTAAGATACCTTTGATTCTTGGCACTTTAACTGCATTAAATGAGAAGTCCCACCTCTTTGAGAAACAAGTGCGGAATACATTCAAACAGGGTGTGATCGACAGGCAACAAGAACTTTGGCAACAAATGCAGAATGTAAAAGCATTTGATAAACAAGTGGAACATGCTAAAAGCCTAGCTAACTGTTTTGAGCAGCAACAATATACTGCAGCAGATTTTCAGGCTGCATTGTCTCAGGTCTATGCTCACTTGTCATCATTGCTGCCAATTCCACTACAACAAATGATTCCAGGACAGAATACAGTTATCAACATAAATAATGCAAGTAATGTCCAGATAGGAAATCAAAATAGCATGAATATTCAAACTACAGATCTGCCTGAGGAATGTTATCGAGAATGTAACAAGGAATTTCAAAACTA